TATTATGAAAATTCAAGTCCCTTATAACACAACCGTTGGGCCAACTGCTCCGCGATCGTGACCATATCTGTATTATACGCAGAGTCTCAAATCATTTAACTTCCAATGCAGGTAGGCAAAACTGGAAAAATCATTACCCATTCATCCAGCAAGCAAGCtcattctcctcctcctccgactCTTCCTCGTCCTCCGCCGCGTCAAGTGGCGGCGGCAAGGCCTACGACTACATAATCGTGGGGGGTGGCACCGCCGGTTGCCCTTTGGCGGCCACCCTCTCCCAAAACTTCAGTGTTTTGTTGTTAGAAAGAGGAGGTGTCCCTTTTGCGAACTATAATGTATCCCATATGAAGACCTTCCATTTAACCCTGGCGGATATTTCGCCAAGTTCAGCTTCTCAAGTTTTTATTTCGACAGATGGGGTGCTTAATTCTAGGGCCAGGGTTTTGGGTGGTGGTTCTTCCATCAATGCTGGGTTCTACACTAGAGCTAGCACAAGGTACCCCcatcagctctctctctctctctctctctctctctctctctcttctgtgtgtgtgttaaaTTTTTGGTCTAGCAATATTAAATGTTTAGGTTTATGAACTTGTTTTGATGAgataaattggaaaaaaaaggagtactattaattatataaaatagAAGAATGAATTCGAAATAGGATCGGAGGGATTTTTGATTGGTGGAGTCAAAACCTAGAACCATAGTGACTTAGCCACGTTTCgcgaaagtttttattttttaagtatttagtTTTCGTTTTAAGAAATAGATCATTCTcgcacaatacatcacctttaatttaaaaaataaatacttattttagttaatagAACACACCCTTTACTCTTATTTCCTAAGGAAGAAAACGATTAAATTATAAGAGGTTGATCATGCAGGTATGAATGAGGTTTTGCCTTATAATTGAGTTTAATGACTTTTAATACATCGTAAATGATTAGTCTCATTTTTAATATAGGAATTAATTAAGTTGATAATAGATTGAACATATTCATGTAGGAATTAACATGATTTACAaatagaaatttcaaaaaaaaaaggaggagttTTAGCTAGTGTgccaaaaagaaccaaaaaaataaacgtACAAAATTTATTGTGGATCATTTTGTATCTATTTCAACATAAACAAATAGACGTGTACtggtgaaattatacaatagtctGGGAGTATCATCACGTGATACTCTCCGGACCACTTTACAACCATATATTCTTGCGGAGTCTACCACTAAGTATGTGGATCCCACAAGAATGTGCGGATGTAAAATAGTCCGGAGTACCATGTGGCAATACTCTCGgcctattgaataattactccgtATACCGTTGGTTGGTTGGGTGTTTGGCATGAACAAGGGTTGGAAAAAGAAGTAGCTATATTgggttttatttcatttttagttGAAGTTGTTCTCCGCGTATGGAGTTTTGAGTTGATAATTGATTTACCATATTCATTGGAATTAATATGATTTACAAattgaaatttcagaaaaaaaataaataaagagataGGAGTGGATAAAAGAACCACAAAAAACCACATCTTTGTTTGGAAATGAGTGTCTGGCAGGCTTTCGtgttttggtgatgttttcCGATAGTTTCTAgcttttattttaatttgtggAGAATTTACGAAATTCATATAAGTCTTATAAACAGATCCATTTAGTACCATGAATCAGACAATATAAAGTTGCAGAGGGTGCAACCGAGCCGAGCCAAACTTTGCTCGTGCATGTGTAACTAAACCCAGGGTTCGAGCTTTGCTTGTGCATGTGTAATTAatttgtaaacgagccaagtctggttcatttactaaacgagccgagacTGTAGAAACGAGTTGCATTTTAGAGTgttgagctcagctcgtttactatTTGAGCCTAGAACACGAGCTGCATTTTAGAGTgttgagctcagctcgtttactatTTGAACCTAGAACACGAGCTTGAGCTCCGCTCGATTACTATATAAGTCAAGGTGAGCCGAATTCTTAATGAGCTGAGCCTCGAGTTACCCAGATCGGTACATTTGCAGCCCTATAAAGTTGGTAGGGATAGGGAAATTGGAATCCTCCAAAACTTGGTGTTAACAAAAGACCTGTAATGTGGGGGGACAATTTTGGCTTTTCATCCAGCAGggaaaaaacacctaaaaagaATGGTAGCTATTTTACGAGGGTCCCATGTATGCTGCTTAAAAGAGAAATGAGGCTACCCCAGTGATTGGTATATGACAATAATTCTAACATCAACAAGTCTTTATCAACCGACGTGCTTTAATTGTAGCCTAGTCTACTCACAAGGAAACCAGAGTTCGAGCTTCGTTAGGGGCGTTCGAAATTTAAGGCGCGTTTAAAATTTAAGGCTATGACAGCTTATAACGTATACaatattgagagaaaaaaaaaagtcattatcACACAACCAACCAGCAAAAATGCTGCTTCTGCGTTCATTTATGTCTGTTCGGTACAACTGTACAAGTCATTGACTAGCTGTGTCCTatcaaaggacaaaaaaaaaaaaaaaaccccccctCAGTGATGAAATAAATAATTTCAAGGGCCAAGATGGGTTTTGTTGGTCCACAAATTGATATGTTGAAGGTTTTAATTCATTGTGGCCGTATGGTGTATGTGACATAGCATCGTACAGGAACAATGTCTCATCCATGTCTTTTATTGTACTTGGGTTAAATGCTAGTACAAGGTTTGGTCCTCACTAATTTTATTTGCTCCATTGTCTTTTGCTTGCTACTAACTAGTAGTCCAGTTGTAGGACTTGGGAGTTTGTTCTTTTATAGGTTATAGTTTGAAACTTTTAAGTGTTGTCAATTTTTTGCGGAGCCTGTCCATACGGGACAAACTTTTAGATGGGCTCCCGCTAGTGGATTGTGGAATTGGTAACTTCAGTAAGATTAGAATACCTGCTAGATGATCACTTGGGTTGATGATGATGAGACTTCTTTGTTATGCTGCAGCTATGTTAGAAAAGCGGGTTGGGATGCTAGACTGGTGAACGAGTCATACCCATGGATTGAAAAGCAGATTGTTCATCAGCCGAATCTTGTGCCGTGGCAGAGAGCCGTTAGGGACGGTCTATTGGAAGTAGGGGTCTCGCCTTTTAATGGGTTCACTTATGATCACTTGTACGGAACCAAAGTTGGTGGAACCATTTTTGACAAGTTTGGCCGCCGTCACACTGCTGCTGAGCTACTTGCTTCTTCAAATCCTGAAAAGCTCAGTGTTCTAGTTCACGCCACTGTACAAAAGATTGTATTCGACACAAAAGGTACGCATTCATTTGTAACCGGAAAGTCAATTATCGTACACAAAAGATAGTGATCGCCAACACTGAATCCTGTCAATGCAGCCTCTTCTTCTACTGTAAGCTCGAACTTGCAGACATCTTAGTCGAAACTACGAAATATATCCAGAGGTGGCTCAACCATTAGGCCAATTAGCTTATCGCGTTACCCCATGGAAAAAAGTAGTACCTATGCTTGAAGTGCAAAATAAGGACTTGATTAAATAGGCTTCTCTTTCATGTTCGGCTGAGGTCTCAAAACACCTAGTGCCGctactgtgtatatatatatatatatatatatatatatatatatatatcttcaatAGGTCCTCTGCTTCTATAAAAAGGATCATACAGTAATTCTGAGCATCCAATAAGTGGAAGATAACTCACATCTATCTAATGCCAGCTTAAAAACTGATCAATGCGGGAGTTGTATTTCTCAAGGATGAAATAAGTTAGACTGAGTTAACGAAACGTAACTAGGACACAAGGACACGAGAAAGTGCACAAAAAATGCACGTGTGGGTCAGATTTATCCCATGTGAACTCCAGGCCCAACTAGAGAGATGCATTTTTTTACACCTACAGTTCTGAAATAATTCTTTTCGCTCTGGCTGCATTTCTGAAATAGTTAACAGGCCACATAAAGCATGGAGTCAAAGACTCAAAAAATTCCTAAAAAGAAATTTCGGAATCTTGTGGTGTCATCGCTGAAAATACTTTCAGAGTGAATGTAATAGTGCTAAACTGCGTTTTATACACGTTCTGCCAAAACCAGCTCTAATAAGTTGGTCATGTCACTTGCAGTGAAGAAACCAAGGGCAGTGGGAGTCATATTCAAAGATGAACAAGGGAACCAACACACAGCATATATTTCAAAGAGGcgtgggagtgaaataatagtGTCCAGTGGAGCAATTGGCAGCCCCCAGATGCTACTACTAAGTGGCATTGGCCCAAAGGCTGATCTTAAAAAGTTGAACATATCAATGGTTCTCGACAATGAGTTTGTCGGTAAAGGGATGTCCGACAACCCAATGAATACGGTGTTCATTCCCTCTAATAGACCGGTGGAGCAGTCGTTGATACAGATTGTTGGGATTACGAAGAAGGGTGTGTACATTGAGGCTAGCAGTGGGTTTGGGCAGTCACAGGATAGCATTCAGTGCCATCATGGAATCTTATCAGCTGAGGTTAGTTGCCTAACACTTGCTCCGATCATTTGAACAGAATTCCATTAGTATATGGTAGATACGACATTATACCCTTACTACAGGAACTAAAAATGGCATGCAACTTGGATACTGGAAACAAAGGAAACATTCTGATAAAGTTATAGGTCAAAACAGATTTGTTTGGACCTAGCAAGAAAATTATCCTATAGCAGTAAAAACGCGAAGTAAGGGCCTAAACAGAGGAATTTGGCCCAAAGATGCCTTGGGTCATAGCAAAGACGTAGGTCTTGCTTGTTGGGATGTTTCGGGTGAACATGGGCCTTTGGGGTTGAGTCCGAAAACCATGGAGTCACTAAATTTTCCTTTTCGCCGCTAGAGGATCCAATAGCTTGGTCTGCAATGTGAAAAACAGGTCTGCATCACTAGTCCTTGTTATGAGTTGGGAAAGAAACGGCACTGACTGCGTAACTTTGTGAACTTGTGAAACATCCTGAATTCACTTTGCAATGCTAGTTAATTTTTCAGAATGTCTGAAATCAGTATATCGTTTTGTTTACTAGATTGGGCAGCTCTCCACCATTCCCCCAAAGCAAAGGACCAAAGAAGCAATACAAGCCTACACCAGAAGCAAGAAAGACCTCCCATACGAAGCATTCATGGGAGGCTTCATTCTAGAGAAAATTGCCAATCCGATCTCAAAGGGTGACCTCAGCCTAGTCAACACAAATGTAGACGACAACCCCTCCGTCACCTTCAACTACTTCAGCCACCCCTATGATCTACAACGCTGTGTGGACGGAATCCGGATGGTGGAGAAGCTTGTGAGCTCCAAACACTTCGCGAACCTCACCCAGttcaacaaacaaacaaacgagAAGCTACTTAACATGAGCGTCAAGGCTAATGTTAACCTCATACCCAAACACACCAATGACACGAAGTCTCTGGAGCAGTTTTGTAAAGACACTGTGATCACTATATGGCATTACCATGGAGGCTGCCATGTGGGTAAGGTTGTGAACCATGATTATAAAGTTCTCGGGGTCCACAGGCTCCGAGTTATTGATGGATCGACATTCACTGAATCACCCGGGACTAATCCTCAGGCTACTTTAATGATGCTGGGCAGGTAAatcggaattttttttggaccgATCATTCTTTTAAGTCGTTTTCTTGGAAAAATTACAGTTCAAGATTAACGGAGTGAAATGGGTGTTTGTGATGTGGAATTGAGCAGGTACATGGGAGTGAAGATATTGAGAGGAAGACTGGGAAGATCAGCTGGTATGTGAAGTTTGAGGCCAAGTAGGAGGAGCAGAAGAGGAGGGGAATGTCATGTGATCTGTAATAATGGGAATGTGGATTTGGCTATTGTAATTCTTAGCAAGCGGTTAATATGTAGAGATAGGCttgccccccaaaaaaaaaaatcgtgttCCTGTTTATCCACTATATTTAGTATAGCTATTTAACAGTATGTGAAGTCAGCTGTTGGTGCCTCTGCTATGGAActtttaactcaaaaaaattgatctttGCATCTGGGCATtctagtaattgatttttttccttaCCAAATGACCTGgctattttttgtttggagagagagagaccataaAAGGGTATGTTTGTTTGATGGGACTAATAGTGAAAAGACTAATATCCAATGCATATTTAGTTTGACCCGCACAAGTTTTAATCAGACATTAGTTGAACATGCGGAATCATTATATATGCAGTTTTAATCCAAGCTCACCTCCGATCaaatataagtttttttttttttttggagtacgTGAAACATatcatttattgaaataaacaaaatacaagCGCGTGTGCAAAGAACGTGCGCTTGTACTAATTAGAAGTTTCTCTCCATTTTAGAGATATCAGTAAATACCACAAGAAGATTGACAAGTAGGAGTAGTAGAAGGCAATAAGGCATTGATCAGGCATTTTGACACGAAATGAGGTTAAATCTCAAATATGCTTCATATACATTTTCCCTGCATAAATAGGATCAAGGTTCACATAGGATCCAAAGTTTTTCTTTGCAGCTTCTAAATAAATAATGTCAATAACAAAACATTGGTAAATAACTGAAGCCAACAACAAAGGATTGTTTGTACAaatacctttttcttttttggcaaatGCTTCACACCCAGGACAAAACTGATGGTTGGTTTCAACCCACAGAAATCTgctaaaaactcatcaaccgTCCACCAAAGTCTAGTTCCAAAATCATTTCAAGTGCTTCATTCTAATTTTGTTCAATCCCATAGCTTCAGTGAAAACCGTGTTCGCTCATGCTTCCACTGGACAACCCTCTCAATCTTTGCCAGAACCTCCTTCCTCTCCCCATTCTCAGAGGCGCAGAATTAGCGTGCCTCCTAAAAGACCCAAACTCCTCTCTCCGAAACGCAGCCGACAATGCTATTTCTGAATCAAATATAGAATCATAACCCAGAATTGGGTAACCGGTTCCAGAAACTTCCACAAGCTCACTTGAAACCTTACTACTAACTTTATGATCCACATCAATGGAAAGGTCCTCGTGGCTACAACTTGTTGATACGGGCTCTTTTGTCTCGTCAAACTCATTGCAAACAAGCTTCAAGGCCTGAACAACTTCCCCCATGAAAGGACGGTGTGATACCTCAGGTTGCACACACATTGATGCGATTGCTGCCACCTTGGCAGCACTGTCGAAGGGGATGTTGGGCTTTAGAGAAGGGTCAATG
This DNA window, taken from Rhododendron vialii isolate Sample 1 chromosome 8a, ASM3025357v1, encodes the following:
- the LOC131335592 gene encoding protein HOTHEAD-like, which codes for MALVEAVAVKKELFLCLLIWINALTLGQGRQNWKNHYPFIQQASSFSSSSDSSSSSAASSGGGKAYDYIIVGGGTAGCPLAATLSQNFSVLLLERGGVPFANYNVSHMKTFHLTLADISPSSASQVFISTDGVLNSRARVLGGGSSINAGFYTRASTSYVRKAGWDARLVNESYPWIEKQIVHQPNLVPWQRAVRDGLLEVGVSPFNGFTYDHLYGTKVGGTIFDKFGRRHTAAELLASSNPEKLSVLVHATVQKIVFDTKVKKPRAVGVIFKDEQGNQHTAYISKRRGSEIIVSSGAIGSPQMLLLSGIGPKADLKKLNISMVLDNEFVGKGMSDNPMNTVFIPSNRPVEQSLIQIVGITKKGVYIEASSGFGQSQDSIQCHHGILSAEIGQLSTIPPKQRTKEAIQAYTRSKKDLPYEAFMGGFILEKIANPISKGDLSLVNTNVDDNPSVTFNYFSHPYDLQRCVDGIRMVEKLVSSKHFANLTQFNKQTNEKLLNMSVKANVNLIPKHTNDTKSLEQFCKDTVITIWHYHGGCHVGKVVNHDYKVLGVHRLRVIDGSTFTESPGTNPQATLMMLGRYMGVKILRGRLGRSAGM